The Crassaminicella indica genomic interval ACTTTTATTAGGATATGATATTTATACAATAAAAGCAGGAGATACCATGTATAAAATAGCAAGGAAATATTATACGAAGGTTATAAATATTATAGCAGCGAATCCTAATGTAAATCCATATTATTTACAGATAGGACAAAAAATTATTGTACCATATGGTATAGATATTGTAGATACAAATATTGACTATACATATGATATTATGAAAAGAGATATTGAAGGGCTGAAGGTAAGATATCCATTTTTAGAGGTAGGTATTGCAGGGAAAAGTGTTTTGGGAAGAAATTTATATTATATAAAATTAGGAAATGGACCTAATCAGGTTTTTTACAATGGTGCACATCATTCATTAGAATGGATTACATCTTTACTACTTATGAAGTTTATTGAAAATTTTTCAAAGGCATATATAAGAGAAGAAGTTATAAGAGGATATAATACGAAGGATATATGGGAAAAAAGCTCTATATATATTATTCCTATGGTAAATCCAGATGGTATAGATTTAGTACTTAATGGACTACAAAGAAATAATCCATATTATTATCAATTAATAAAATGGAATAAAGGAAATATAGATTTTTCAAAGAACTGGCAAGCTAATAATAGAGGTGTAGATTTGAATCATAATTATGATGCATTATGGGAAAAGTCAAAGGAAGCAGAGAAAGAATATGGTATTTATGGTCCAGGTCCTACAAGGTACTCTGGCCCATATCCAGAGTCTGAACCTGAATCAAAGACGGTTGCAGATTTTACTAGAAATCATAATTTTAGATTGGTGCTTGCATATCATAGTCAGGGAGAGGTAATATACTGGGATTTTGAAAATCTCGCTCCCATTGAAGCAAAAAAAATAGGAGAATTTTTTGCTAAGGTAAGTGGATATACATTAGCTGAGACTTATGGTATTGCATCTTATGCAGGATATAAGGACTGGTTTATAGATAAATATAGAAGACCTGGGTATACTATTGAAGTAGGAAAAGGGGAAAATCCTCTTCCAATTGAACAGTTTGATAAAATATATCATGATAATGAAGAAATTCTATTATTAGCACCACTTGTATAAAAGCGGCTTTTTGCCGCTTTTAATATGAAAAAATTTTGTATATAGATATCACTCATTTATGCATATGGAGTGTCACGTATACTAGCAGGACATAATAGTTTGTAGTATAATGTTATTGGAAAAGAGTTTTTGTAATATACAAAGTAAGTTAATACGAGTTCCATTTTTGAAAGGGGTTTTAAAGTGGAAAATATTCAAAATATCATGGTATGTGTAACACAGCAAAAAACTTGTGAAAGACTTATTAGAAGAGGTGCACAAATAAGAGACGAATATAATGGAGAGCTTTTTGTTATACATGTAGCAAAAGAAGGCTATCATTTTTTAGGGAAGTCAAAAGATGGAGATGCTTTAGAGTATTTATTTGAACAAGCAAAGGCTTATGGTGCAAACTTGACTGTGGTAAGATCTAATGATGTATTAGAAACATTAAAAAAATTAACTGAAAAAAATAATATAGATTTAATTGTAGTAGGAGAATCCTATGAGAAGGAAGAAAAAAATGTAGTAAGAAAATTAGAAAAGAAATTACCTAAAGGAGTAGAGATTGAAACGGTACCTGTAGAGCAAAAAGAAAAGGTATGCTAAGGTGCAAATAGAAAAAAGCATAGAAGGGAAATGAATCAGTGAAAAAAAATAGATACAGGATATATTCACAATATTTAAAAGAAAAATATGGAGAAAAGGTATATAAAATTCCTATCAATCTTCCTGTAACTTGTCCAAATAGAGATGGCGTTATTGCTAAGGGTGGATGTATATTTTGTGGAGAAGAAGGTGCTGGTTTTGAAAACTTAGAGCATACTATATCAGTTACAGAGCAGCTCAATACTAATATAGCTTATATTCAAAAAAAATATAAAGCTAGAAAATTTATTGCATATTTTCAAAACTTCACAAATACCTATTTACCTTTAGAAAAATTCAAGGAATATATCCTTGCAGCTTGTAAAGAGAATATAGTAGAAATTGCAATATCTACACGACCAGACTGTATAAATGATGTATATTTAGACTTTTTAAGAGAGGTCAAAGAAAAAAATAATATCAATATATCTATAGAATTAGGTCTTCAGAGCGTTAATTATCATACATTAAAGAAAATAAATAGAGGACATACTCTCGCAGAATTGATTGATGCGGTACTTCGTATTAAAAATTATGGTTTTGAAAGCTGCGTGCACATGATTTTAAATCTTCCGTGGGATAATAAAGAAGATGTGATAGAAGGAGCTAAAATCATATCAGCTCTTGGTGTAGAGCAAGTAAAGCTACATTCTTTATATATTTTAAAGGATACGGTTATGGGAAGCATGTATGAAAATAAAGAATTTGAAATTATTTCATTAGAGGAATATATAAATAGTGTAATAATATTTTTAGAGTATTTAAATCCTAATATTATTGTTCAAAGGTTGATTGGGAGAGCACCAAAGGAAAATACTATTTTTTGCAACTGGAATACTAGTTGGTGGAAAATAAAAGACGCTATTGATGAAAAAATGGAAAAATTAGATAGTTATCAAGGAAAAAAGTTTAATTATTTAAATGGAAAAGCTATAAAACAATTTATCAATACATAGACAAGATATTTATTTTGTCTATGTATTTTTTTGTCTAATAAAATATTAATATTTTAAAAGAGATTTTTTTATTTTTGACATAAAAAACAATTATAATATATACAATTGGCAATATTTATGTTAATATTATAATATAATATAACACAATAAATAAATAAAACATACAATTACACATATATCTATTGATATATGTGTATATATTTGATGATAGGGGGATATAATATGTCAGTAAAAGTAGGGATTAATGGTTTTGGAAGAATTGGTAAAAATGTATTAAGAGCATGGTTAGAAAGACAAAAGGATATTGAGATTGTGGCTATTAATAGCACAAGTGGACCAGAAAAGCATGCTCATATATTTAAGTATGATTCGCTTTATGGAATATTGCCATATGAAGTAAAGGCTACTGAAAATTCAATTGTCGTAGGAGATAAAGAAATCGCATTTACAGCATATAAAGATCCAGCACAAATTCCATGGAAGGAATTGGGGGTAGATATTGTTATTGAATCTACAGGAAAGTTTAGAACAAAAGAAGAGTGTCAAAAGCATATTGAGGCAGGAGCAAAAAAGGTAATTATTACTGCTCCAGGGAAAAATGAAGATAAAACAATTGTTATGGGTGTAAATCATATTGAATATGATCCAGATGAGCATGATATTGTATCTAATGCATCATGTACTACAAATTGCTTAGCTCCAGTTGCAAAGGTGCTTCATGATGAGTTTGGAATTGTAAAAGGATTAATGACAACAGTACATGCATATACAAATGATCAAAAAATATTAGATTTACCACATAAAGACTTAAGAAGAGCAAGAGCTGCAGCTGAGTCTATTATTCCTACTACAACAGGTGCTGCTAAAGCTGTAGCGAAGGTACTACCAGAATTAGAGGGCAAACTGCATGGAATGGCAATGCGTGTGCCAGTTCCTGTAGTTTCTGTAGTAGATTTAGTTGTTGAATTAGAGAAATCTACTACAGTAGAGGAAGTAAACGATAAATTGAGAGAAGCTTCAGAAGGGGCGTTATATGGTATTTTAGGGTATTCTGATGAGCCGCTTGTTTCAATAGATTATAAAAAGGATTATCGTTCGTCTATAGTAGATGGATTATCTACTGCAGTGGTTGGAGAGAATATGATAAAAATTGTTGCATGGTACGATAATGAATGGGGATATTCTAATAGAGTGATTGATTTAGCTGAGTATATTGGTGAAATAGGATTTGGTTATAAACATAATGAATGTAAAAAAGCTATTGGATGTTATTGTATGGCATAAAATACGTGAAAAAATAATCCTGTGATGAAAAGCAGGATTATTTTTTCATATTCATTTAAAATGATATAATAGGAGTAGTTCAAATTATAATGAATCAAATATTAAGGGGGCTATTATGAAGGATATATTAATAGTTTGGGATATTGATGGAACATTGATTAACAGTAAAGGCTGTGGAAGAGCTGCTATGGAAAAAGCTTTTTATCAGCTATTTGGATTAGAAAAAGCATTTAAAGAAGTGAATATGGCAGGAAGATTAGATGCAATGATTGTAAATGATGCTTTTGATAAAAATAATATTATCAATAGAGATATTGATTTGTTTTTTGATATTTATTGTAAAGTTCTTGAAGAAATGCTTATTGATAAAGACTATATAAAAATTTTACCAGGGGTGAAAGCTATTCTTGAGCATAATAGTCAGGAATATAATATTTTCCATGCTTTAGGAACAGGAAATATTGAAAAAGGAGCAAGGATTAAGTTAAAACCACATAATTTAAATAAATATTTTAAGGTAGGTGCTTTTGGAGATGAAGCAATAGAAAGATGGGAAATGGTTCATAAGGCTATTCAGCGTGCTCAAGCTTTTAATGGAATAATATATAATAGAGAAAATATTTATGTTATAGGAGATACAAAATTAGATATTGAATGTGCGAAAATATTAGGAATAAAAAGTATCGCTGTAGCTACGGGTGCCCATAGTGCAGAGCTGTTAAGGGAATATGCTCCAGATTATTTATTAGAAAGCTTAGAAGATAAAAATAAATTTTTAGGGATATTTGGTTGAAAGATATGATAGTATATATATATTTAGGAACATCTTGAACAATTGTAAAACTTATCTTACAATAAATATTGGAGTGTATTATATTTCAGATATATATAGAATAAATAATGGTAGGCATTATAAGGTTGCCTAAGAAGATAATTGAATAAGGTGCAATAGCAGCATAAGTAAGGGGTGAGATGCACGTGAGGCACTGGAAAAAGATTCTGATACCTTATGAACAAGCAGTAGAAGAATTAAAGGTAAAATTTAAAGCAATTCGTAATGAACTTAGGGAAATGAGTGAGTATTCTCCTATAGAGTTTGTTACAGGAAGAGTAAAAAAAGTATCTAGCATTTTAGAAAAAGCTCAAAAATATGGGATTCCTGAGGATGAAATCGAAGAAAAAATAGAAGATATTGCTGGGATTAGAATAATGTGTCAGTTTGTAGATGACATATATAAAGTGGTAGAATTGATTGAACAAAGAGATGGAAAAGACTTGAAAATTGAATATGTAAAAGATTACATAAAAAACAGGAAGGAAAGTGGATATAGAAGCTATCATATTATTATAAAATATCCTATACAAACAGCTTTTGGGCATAAAGAAATTCTTGCTGAAATTCAAATACGTACCTTAGCAATGAATTTTTGGGCTACTATTGAACATTCCATTAATTATAAGTATAAGAAAAATGTTCCTGAGCCTATTAAAGAAAGACTAAAAAAATCAGCAGAAGCTGCGTATCTTTTAGATAAGGAAATGTGGGCTATTCGAGATGAAGTAATAAACGCACAAAAGCTTTTTGAAGCAAGATCGAATACAGTTTCTAGTATTGTTAATAATATTCAACTTTTAAAGAGTGTTGGAAAAGGAGAAAGAGCTAAAGCATTTCAGAAAAAATTTAATAAAGCTTTAAGAGAAAGCAATACTATTGAACTGACTGAATTATCTGAAGCTGTGAAGCATGCTGTAGATAAATATAAAGCATTTGAATAAAGATAAAGTAGCTTTATTAAACCTATAAAGATATGTATATTCTATAAAAAGCGAGAATACTTTTTGTTTTAAAAAGAATTCTCGCTTATTTTGTCTATTATTCAATTATTGTCAAAACTTCTTCTACTGATTTTCGAGGTGGGCTTTTTAATTCTCCACTAGGAACACCAATAGGTGTCATGGCAGCTAGGAAATAGTTTTCTTTATCTAAACCAATGAAAGCTTCAATTTCTTTTGCGGCATAGTTTGAGCTAGTCATCCAGCAAGTGCCATAGCCCATATTCGCAGCAGCAAGCATAAGATTTTCCATAGCTGCTCCTATGTTTTGAATAGCAGGATTTGTTTTTGAAAGATTATGTATTTCTTCTGTTGAAGCACCTATTTCTTTCAATACATCAAGACCAGTAGGCTTGTAGGAAGTCTCAGTATATACAAGAACAAGTACAGGAGCATTTCTGAATACTGTTGAAAATCTTAAAAATTTAGTAAAGCTTTTTTTCATAGCTTCATTTTTAAGTGCATCTGCTAGTTCAGCATTTTTTCTTTCAATAATTTTTGCGATTTGTTCAATTTTTTCCTTGTTTGTGATAACAACAAAATGCCAATTTTGAACGTTTTTACCTGAAGGGGCATATGTAGC includes:
- a CDS encoding M14 family metallopeptidase, which encodes MRVLKRGVQGTDVMEIQALLKKIGYDPGPIDGIFGEKTEMAVKKFQQDNGLIPDGIIGSNTMKVLQPLLLGYDIYTIKAGDTMYKIARKYYTKVINIIAANPNVNPYYLQIGQKIIVPYGIDIVDTNIDYTYDIMKRDIEGLKVRYPFLEVGIAGKSVLGRNLYYIKLGNGPNQVFYNGAHHSLEWITSLLLMKFIENFSKAYIREEVIRGYNTKDIWEKSSIYIIPMVNPDGIDLVLNGLQRNNPYYYQLIKWNKGNIDFSKNWQANNRGVDLNHNYDALWEKSKEAEKEYGIYGPGPTRYSGPYPESEPESKTVADFTRNHNFRLVLAYHSQGEVIYWDFENLAPIEAKKIGEFFAKVSGYTLAETYGIASYAGYKDWFIDKYRRPGYTIEVGKGENPLPIEQFDKIYHDNEEILLLAPLV
- a CDS encoding GTP pyrophosphokinase; protein product: MHVRHWKKILIPYEQAVEELKVKFKAIRNELREMSEYSPIEFVTGRVKKVSSILEKAQKYGIPEDEIEEKIEDIAGIRIMCQFVDDIYKVVELIEQRDGKDLKIEYVKDYIKNRKESGYRSYHIIIKYPIQTAFGHKEILAEIQIRTLAMNFWATIEHSINYKYKKNVPEPIKERLKKSAEAAYLLDKEMWAIRDEVINAQKLFEARSNTVSSIVNNIQLLKSVGKGERAKAFQKKFNKALRESNTIELTELSEAVKHAVDKYKAFE
- the gap gene encoding type I glyceraldehyde-3-phosphate dehydrogenase; translated protein: MSVKVGINGFGRIGKNVLRAWLERQKDIEIVAINSTSGPEKHAHIFKYDSLYGILPYEVKATENSIVVGDKEIAFTAYKDPAQIPWKELGVDIVIESTGKFRTKEECQKHIEAGAKKVIITAPGKNEDKTIVMGVNHIEYDPDEHDIVSNASCTTNCLAPVAKVLHDEFGIVKGLMTTVHAYTNDQKILDLPHKDLRRARAAAESIIPTTTGAAKAVAKVLPELEGKLHGMAMRVPVPVVSVVDLVVELEKSTTVEEVNDKLREASEGALYGILGYSDEPLVSIDYKKDYRSSIVDGLSTAVVGENMIKIVAWYDNEWGYSNRVIDLAEYIGEIGFGYKHNECKKAIGCYCMA
- a CDS encoding universal stress protein; amino-acid sequence: MENIQNIMVCVTQQKTCERLIRRGAQIRDEYNGELFVIHVAKEGYHFLGKSKDGDALEYLFEQAKAYGANLTVVRSNDVLETLKKLTEKNNIDLIVVGESYEKEEKNVVRKLEKKLPKGVEIETVPVEQKEKVC
- a CDS encoding TIGR01212 family radical SAM protein (This family includes YhcC from E. coli K-12, an uncharacterized radical SAM protein.) gives rise to the protein MKKNRYRIYSQYLKEKYGEKVYKIPINLPVTCPNRDGVIAKGGCIFCGEEGAGFENLEHTISVTEQLNTNIAYIQKKYKARKFIAYFQNFTNTYLPLEKFKEYILAACKENIVEIAISTRPDCINDVYLDFLREVKEKNNINISIELGLQSVNYHTLKKINRGHTLAELIDAVLRIKNYGFESCVHMILNLPWDNKEDVIEGAKIISALGVEQVKLHSLYILKDTVMGSMYENKEFEIISLEEYINSVIIFLEYLNPNIIVQRLIGRAPKENTIFCNWNTSWWKIKDAIDEKMEKLDSYQGKKFNYLNGKAIKQFINT
- a CDS encoding nitroreductase family protein, encoding MSNLEFIYKRHSVRRFKEDAVPVEDIKKMIEAATYAPSGKNVQNWHFVVITNKEKIEQIAKIIERKNAELADALKNEAMKKSFTKFLRFSTVFRNAPVLVLVYTETSYKPTGLDVLKEIGASTEEIHNLSKTNPAIQNIGAAMENLMLAAANMGYGTCWMTSSNYAAKEIEAFIGLDKENYFLAAMTPIGVPSGELKSPPRKSVEEVLTIIE
- a CDS encoding HAD family hydrolase, whose translation is MKDILIVWDIDGTLINSKGCGRAAMEKAFYQLFGLEKAFKEVNMAGRLDAMIVNDAFDKNNIINRDIDLFFDIYCKVLEEMLIDKDYIKILPGVKAILEHNSQEYNIFHALGTGNIEKGARIKLKPHNLNKYFKVGAFGDEAIERWEMVHKAIQRAQAFNGIIYNRENIYVIGDTKLDIECAKILGIKSIAVATGAHSAELLREYAPDYLLESLEDKNKFLGIFG